A genomic segment from Gammaproteobacteria bacterium encodes:
- a CDS encoding MaoC family dehydratase — MTEARREIGRDELEALVGRPLGTSDWMTIDQARVDRFADVTEDHQFIHVDPVRAAQTPFGGTIAHGLLTLSLIVPLCIDFVPKIAGTKLLVNYGFDKVRFPAPVRVGKRIRASGTLASVEERKPGQFLMKLDVTIEIEGEQKPALTAEWLSLHVVD, encoded by the coding sequence CTCGAGGCGCTCGTCGGACGGCCGCTCGGCACGTCCGATTGGATGACGATCGATCAAGCACGCGTCGATCGCTTCGCGGACGTCACGGAGGACCATCAGTTCATCCACGTCGATCCCGTGCGCGCCGCACAAACGCCGTTCGGCGGCACGATCGCTCACGGTCTGCTGACGCTCTCCTTGATCGTGCCGCTCTGCATCGACTTCGTGCCGAAGATCGCGGGCACGAAGCTCCTCGTGAACTACGGGTTCGACAAGGTGCGCTTTCCGGCGCCGGTACGCGTCGGCAAGCGCATCCGCGCCTCCGGCACGCTCGCGAGCGTGGAGGAGCGCAAGCCCGGTCAATTTCTGATGAAGCTCGACGTCACGATCGAGATCGAGGGCGAGCAAAAGCCCGCGTTGACGGCGGAGTGGCTGTCGCTGCACGTCGTCGATTGA
- a CDS encoding type 1 glutamine amidotransferase domain-containing protein has translation MTESLKGKRVAMLVENGFEQSELTEPRKALLDAGAEVDVVSPVRGKVKGWNHTDWGDEVPVDVALDAADAARYDALVLPGGVMNPDKLRTSTAAVEFVQAFFRAGKPVAAICHGPWTLIEAGAVKGRTMTSWPSLRTDLRNAGANWVDREVVVDDGLITSRNPGDLPAFNRTMIEEFAASGRRHSSAA, from the coding sequence ATGACCGAGTCATTGAAAGGAAAGCGCGTAGCCATGCTGGTCGAGAACGGCTTCGAGCAGTCGGAGCTCACGGAGCCGCGCAAGGCGCTGCTCGACGCGGGCGCCGAGGTCGACGTCGTGTCGCCCGTCCGCGGCAAGGTCAAAGGCTGGAATCACACCGATTGGGGCGACGAGGTCCCGGTCGACGTCGCGCTCGACGCGGCGGACGCCGCCCGTTACGACGCGCTCGTCCTGCCCGGGGGCGTGATGAACCCGGACAAGCTTCGGACGAGCACTGCGGCGGTCGAGTTCGTCCAGGCGTTCTTCCGGGCCGGCAAGCCCGTGGCCGCGATCTGTCACGGGCCCTGGACGCTCATCGAAGCGGGCGCGGTGAAGGGCAGGACCATGACCTCTTGGCCCTCGCTGCGAACCGATCTCCGGAACGCCGGCGCGAATTGGGTCGATCGCGAGGTCGTTGTCGACGACGGCTTGATCACGAGCCGCAACCCCGGCGATCTGCCCGCGTTCAATCGCACGATGATCGAGGAGTTCGCCGCGAGCGGCCGACGTCACAGCTCCGCCGCCTGA